The Dietzia sp. ANT_WB102 region ACCTCCGCATCGCCTCCGTCGAGAGCATGCGGTCCCCCGCCCGGGCTGCGAGGTGCTCGGCGGCGAGTTCCGCAGCCGTCGGCCGGTTCGGCGCGGACGGCGGGCGCATTCCGTTGTCGCGCGCGATGCCTGCCATACGCTCCGCGTCGGCCACCACGGTGTCCGCCCGCGATTCGACCGACTCGACCAGTTCGCGGAAAGCGACCCCGCGTTCCACGACCTCTGCCCACACGGCGTCGATGGCGGCGCCCAATCCGGTGAGGGTAGTGAAACCGTCACTCGCCGGTGGAGTCCCCGCGGAAGCGGCGGCCTCACGTAGACGACACAAGTCGCCGGAGAGCCCGACCACCTCTGTCTCGGCGTCAAACTGCAGACGGATCTCCTCCACGGCGCGGCCCCCTCGCGCGTACGCGCCCTGCAGCCGGTCGTAGAGGCCGCCGACCTCCATGAGCATCGCCGTGTACATCTCCGGGATGCGGCGACGATCCGCCCGGATCCGGGGCACCGCCGGCAGGGAGGAAACCACCGACTGGACCCGTTGCGGCAGGACGACCCTGCCCATCTCGCGCTGTCCGTACGCTGCGGCGACCGTACCGAGCTCCCCGAGGGTCCTGGGCACCAGTGGGACCGGCGCCATCGTCGGGGTCGAGGCCAGTGCATCGAAGAGTCGGCCGCGGTCATCGGTGTCGAGGTGTACCCCGCGTCTGCGGTCGGCACGGATGTCCTTTATCCGGAAGGCCCAGACACCAGAACCGCGTGTGAACCCGGTCCGCAGGACGAGGTACTTCCGGTCGAGGTCTGCCAGCCGCGTGCGCAGGGCTACCCGCAGCACGGACGGAACAGCGGTGCCGAGTATCCGCCGTAGGTCGTGGCGTTGCTCCTCGATGATCCGCACCTGGTGGAAACCACCCACAGTAGGAAACGGCAGGTTGCGGTGGAGACGGCCGAGGACGACGTCGCCGATCCGCGGCTCGACCAATCCGCACGCGACGAGGAGCGCCGCCCTGTCCGTCAACTCCGCCACCGGGGGCTGCCCCTCCCCTCGGCACATCCGGTCGATATCGGACACGATCCGGTCCCGCGCCGTCTGCGGCGTGCGCTCGTCGGCCATGCCCCTCCTCGCCCGCGCGCTCGTCACGCGCCTCTCCTCACGGGATATCTACCGTCTACAACGGCCGGCATCGGGACGGTGTTCCCACCACCAGGTCCGTCATGTCGCCGAAATGGACTCAGGGCCGGCTCCCCTCCGGGAAACCGGCCCTGATCTGTGTCGGGCTGACAGGATTTGAACCTGCGACCCCTTGACCCCCAGTCAAGTGCGCTACCAAGCTGCGCCACAGCCCGTCCGCCGCCACGCTTCGCGCGGCGACTGGATCAGACTAGCGCACCGGTTCCGCCGGATTCCAATCGGCAGGTCACTTGCGCTGTCGACGCTCCTTGACCCGCACGTTCACCCTGACCGGGGAGCCGTCGAAGCCGAAGGTCTCCCGCAAGCGGCGTTCGAGGAAACGTCGGTAGCCGGCCTCGAGGAAGCCCGTGGAGAAGAACACGAACGTCGGGGGCCGGGTGGTGGCCTGGGTACAGAACCTGATTCGCGGCAGGCGACCACCACGCATGGGCGGCGGGGTGGCGGCGACCACCTCGCTCATCCACGTGTTCAGAGGCCCCGTGGGGATCCGCTTGTCCCACGAGTCCAGCGCCGTCTCCATCGCTGGCACCAGCTTGGCCACCGCACGACCGGTCTTGGCCGAGATGTTCACCCTGTGGGCCCAGCTCAGCACTCGGGACAGCTCGCGATCGATCTCCTTGTCGAGGTCGTACCGCCGGTCCTCGTCGACCAAATCCCATTTGTTGAAGGCGATCACCAGGGCGCGGCCGGCATCGGAGACCATGGAGATCACCCGGAGGTCCTGCTCGGTGATGGGCTCCGAAGCGTCGAGCAGGAGCACGACCACTTCAGCGGACTCGATCGCGCCACGGGTGCGCAATGAGGCGTAATACTCGTGCCCGTAGGCCTGGTTGACCTTACGTCGCAACCCGGCGGTGTCCACGAATCGCCAGGTTCGTCCGCCGAGTTCCACCAGGGAGTCGACCGGGTCGACGGTGGTGCCGGCGACATTGTCGACCACCGAGCGCTCCTCACCGGTGAGCTTGTTGAGCAGACTCGACTTGCCGACGTTGGGTTTCCCCACCAGCGCCACGCGGCGCGGTACATCGGTGGCCTCGCGCATCCTCGCTTTGGTCGGCAACTGCCGCAAGACCTCGTCGAGCAGGTCCGCCGTGCCGCGCCCGTGTGCGGCGGAGATGGCGTAGGGCTGGTCCAGTCCGAGGGACCAGAATTCGGCCGCCTCCATTTCCGCCTTCTCGCTGTCCACCTTGTTGACGGCGAGTATCACCGGGGTGGCGGACCGACGCAGGCTCTTGGCCACCGTCGCATCCGCGGCAGTGATGCCCACTGTGCCGTCGCAGACCAGCACGATGAGGTCGGCGGTTCCCATGGCGATCTCGGCCTGCTGGGCGATGGAGCGATGCATGCCCTTGGCATCCTGCTCCCAGCCTCCGGTGTCCTGCACCATGAAGGTTCGGCCATTCCACAGTGCCTCGTAGGAGACCCGGTCGCGAGTCACGCCAGGGACGTCCTCGACGACGGCCTCGCGACGGCCGATGATGCGGTTTACCAGGGTGGACTTGCCGACGTTGGGACGGCCCACGATCGCGACGGTGGGCAGGATCTCCACTCCCTCGGTCACCGCCCCGATATCATCGGCGAACTCCGCGGCGATCGACTCCCAGTCGGTGTCGTCGTTCCAGCCGTCCTCGATGGTCTCCTCACCGGGCCCCGTGGGCAGGTCGAAATCCTCGTTGCTGGTCACAGTGCGTTCCCTTCTGCCGCGGCGCCGTGCGACGCGTGAGTGCCCTCGGCGAGCGCGACCAGTCGGTCGAGGACCTCATCGAGGGTGAGATCTGAGGTGTCGATGACGACGGCGTCGTCGGCGGGCCGCAGGGGGCTCGCGGCTCGCGTGGAGTCCTTGCGGTCACGTTCGATGACGGCCGCCAATACGTCCTGGTAGTCCGCCTCTCGGCCGGCGGCCAGGTCCTGATCGGTTCGACGCCGGGCGCGCACCTCGGGGCTGGCGGTGAGGTAGACCTTCACCTCGGCGTCCGGGAGGACAACGGTACCGATATCCCGGCCCTCCAGGACCACTGTTCCTCCGCTGGAGGCCAGCCGCCGCTGCAGGAGTACGAGGTTCTCGCGGACCTCGGGCACGGCGGAGACCGCCGAGACGTCGGCCGTGACGCGGGCGGTGCGGATCTCATCGCTGACGTCCTCACCGTCCAACAGGATGCGCTCGGCCCCGGCGTCGGTCCCGATCTCCAGTGGCAGGTTGACGGTCGCGGCGGTTACTGCGACGGCGTCCTCGGGATCGATCCCAGCGCGTAAGACCTGCAGCGTCGCCACCCGGTACATCGCACCAGTGTCGAGGTAGGCGCCACCGATCCGGCGGGCCAGCGCGCGGGCGAGAGTGGACTTACCGGTGCCGGCGGGGCCGTCGATCGCGATGCGTCGACGAGCGGGAGAGGCGGTCACAGTCCGACCGCCCCGTACAAGTCGGAGACCTCTTTGCGGTTGAGCTTGCGGAAGGTCCCCGCGCGCTGGTCCCCGAGGGAGACGGCCCCGAACCTCGTCCGGACGAGCGCCTCGACCGGGTGCCCGACCTCGGCGAGTAGTCGCCGGACGATGTGCTTGCGCCCCTCGTGGAGCACAACCTTGACCAGCGAGCGTCCGTCGTGGATGTCGAGGACCGAGAACTGGTCGACCTTGGCGGGCCCGTCCTCGAGCGTCACCCCGTCCCGAAGTTGTTTGTTCACTCCCTTGCCGACGACGCCGGTCACGGTGGCCATGTAGGTTTTCGACACCTCGTAGGACGGGTGCATGAGGCGATGTGCCAGCTCCCCGTCGTTGGTCACCAGGAGCAGGCCCTCTGTCTCGGCGTCCAGGCGTCCGACGTGGAACAGTCGCTGCCCGGCGTCCACACGGTCGGCCACGAGGTCACCGACGCAGGGCCGGCCCATCTCGTCGGACATGGTGGTGTGGTAACCCCGGGGCTTGTTCAGCGCGAGGTGGACCAAGGTGTCGTCCAGGACGATGCGGGTCCCGTCCACACGGATGACGGCCGTGGCGGGATCGACCTTCACGCCCATCTCGCGCACCTTCTTGCCATTGACCTCCACCCGCCCGCGGGCAATGAGTTCCTCGGAAGCCCGGCGGGAGGCGACTCCGGCTTGGGCCAGGACCTTCTGGAGGCGGACCGGTGCGCCGTCTCGGCCAGCGGATTCAGTCATTGGTACTTCACATCTCTTCGTTTTCGGTGGTGGGGCCGAAGTCTGCTCCGGCCGCTAGTGGAAAGCTGTATCCCGTCATCTTCCCCGGTGAACTCCGTGGATGTATCGCGGACTGGTCGCTTTCCCAGTCGACGATCGTGACATCCGGTCCTCACGGGACGATGTCATAGCGCTCGTCGAGATACGCCGACACTGATCCTTGCAGAAATGGCTCGGTCTTCCTATATAGGATCCCCCGAGCTGGCGAGTCAATGGCGGCTTCCGCCTTCAGCCCTCGCCCTCAACAACCCGATCGTAGCGCTGTGAAAATTTCGGAGCAGTGCCTTCGGACACCGCCTCGCTCGAGTTCGTCCACGCGCACCACGATTCCCTCCGATGCACGACATCACGGCGCGCACGCAAAAAGGGGCACGAGTCTCGATCACGCCGCCGGCAGACCGGCGCGTCGTTCAGTGGGTGAAGTTAGTTCGCTGCGCCTCACGGGGGATCGGCGCATCGAGCCTTTCGAGGAAGTCGACCTCTTCCCTGATCGCGCTGAGGAGCAGTTCGGCGAGGTCGCGGCTCAAGCCGAGTCGCACTACTATTCGCTGCACGACTAGGTCCGTCATGTTGTCGGGCATGGGATAGGCGGGGACCTGCCAGCCACGCATACGCAATCTGTCGGCAAGGTCATGGAGATCCCAGTTGCGGGGCCCCTTTTTGAGCTTCCAAGCGAATACCGGGATAGTGTCGCCTTTGCTCACGAGTTCGAACGGCCCCATCGCGCCGATCTCCGAGGATAGGTAGGTCGCGACGTCGATCGACCCCTGCTGCACCTCACGGAATCCTTCTCGACCGAGACGCAGGAACTGGTAGTACTGCAGCAGCACTTGGGCACCCGAGCGCGAAAAATTCAGTGCCAGTGTCGGCATGTCACCGCCGAGGTAGCTGACACGGAAGATCAGGCTCTCCGGACAGACCGCCTTATTACGCCACACGACCCACCCCACGCCCGGATAAACCAAGCCGTACTTGTGCCCGGAGGTGCTGATCGAGTTGACTCGCTCGATCTTGAAGTCCCATTCCAGGTCAGGCTGGCAGAACGGCGCAACCATCGCACCCGACGCTCCGTCGACGTGAATTTTCACATCATGGCCCATCGACGCCTGGATCTCGTCGAGTTTGGCTGCGATCTCTTTCACCGGTTCATATAGTCCCGTGTATGTCTGGCCGAGAATGGCAACCACTCCAATCGTGTTCTCGTCCACATACTTCTCAAGTTCGAAGCCGTCGAGGACGAGGTGTTCCTCGGTCACCGGAACGTAGCGCGCCTCGACGTCCCAATAGTTGCAGAACTTTTCCCAGACAACCTGCACGCCGGCAGACAGAACGAGGTTCGGCTTCTCAACGGAGAGCCCCCGGGATCGACGCCGCTCCTGCCAGAGCCGCTTGAGGGCCAAACCGCCGAGCATGCACGCCTCGGACGAGCCGACCGTCGATGTCCCTATCGTGTCGTCGACGTCTGGAACGTGCCACAGGTCGGCGAGAATCCGCCAGCAGCGGTCCTCAATCGCGGCCGTGGCCGGATATTCGTCCTTGTCGATCATGTTTTTATCAGCTGTCTCGGCGTAGATTCGCTGAGCGAAATCGTCCATCCAAGTCGTGACGAAGGTGGCGAGATTTAGTCGCGAATTTCCGTCGAGAATGGCTTCGTCATGGACGATCTGATAGGCGGTCTCGCCCGCCATCATAGTTTCGGGCATCGTGAATTTGGGCAGCACTGTGGATTCTCCCGGCCGCGTGAAAACGGGGTTTATCTCCAACCTCGAGCCCGCTCCTTGCTCAGACGCATTCCGATACA contains the following coding sequences:
- the cmk gene encoding (d)CMP kinase: MTASPARRRIAIDGPAGTGKSTLARALARRIGGAYLDTGAMYRVATLQVLRAGIDPEDAVAVTAATVNLPLEIGTDAGAERILLDGEDVSDEIRTARVTADVSAVSAVPEVRENLVLLQRRLASSGGTVVLEGRDIGTVVLPDAEVKVYLTASPEVRARRRTDQDLAAGREADYQDVLAAVIERDRKDSTRAASPLRPADDAVVIDTSDLTLDEVLDRLVALAEGTHASHGAAAEGNAL
- a CDS encoding glutamate decarboxylase: MSEMYRNASEQGAGSRLEINPVFTRPGESTVLPKFTMPETMMAGETAYQIVHDEAILDGNSRLNLATFVTTWMDDFAQRIYAETADKNMIDKDEYPATAAIEDRCWRILADLWHVPDVDDTIGTSTVGSSEACMLGGLALKRLWQERRRSRGLSVEKPNLVLSAGVQVVWEKFCNYWDVEARYVPVTEEHLVLDGFELEKYVDENTIGVVAILGQTYTGLYEPVKEIAAKLDEIQASMGHDVKIHVDGASGAMVAPFCQPDLEWDFKIERVNSISTSGHKYGLVYPGVGWVVWRNKAVCPESLIFRVSYLGGDMPTLALNFSRSGAQVLLQYYQFLRLGREGFREVQQGSIDVATYLSSEIGAMGPFELVSKGDTIPVFAWKLKKGPRNWDLHDLADRLRMRGWQVPAYPMPDNMTDLVVQRIVVRLGLSRDLAELLLSAIREEVDFLERLDAPIPREAQRTNFTH
- the der gene encoding ribosome biogenesis GTPase Der; the protein is MTSNEDFDLPTGPGEETIEDGWNDDTDWESIAAEFADDIGAVTEGVEILPTVAIVGRPNVGKSTLVNRIIGRREAVVEDVPGVTRDRVSYEALWNGRTFMVQDTGGWEQDAKGMHRSIAQQAEIAMGTADLIVLVCDGTVGITAADATVAKSLRRSATPVILAVNKVDSEKAEMEAAEFWSLGLDQPYAISAAHGRGTADLLDEVLRQLPTKARMREATDVPRRVALVGKPNVGKSSLLNKLTGEERSVVDNVAGTTVDPVDSLVELGGRTWRFVDTAGLRRKVNQAYGHEYYASLRTRGAIESAEVVVLLLDASEPITEQDLRVISMVSDAGRALVIAFNKWDLVDEDRRYDLDKEIDRELSRVLSWAHRVNISAKTGRAVAKLVPAMETALDSWDKRIPTGPLNTWMSEVVAATPPPMRGGRLPRIRFCTQATTRPPTFVFFSTGFLEAGYRRFLERRLRETFGFDGSPVRVNVRVKERRQRK